In Pleurocapsa sp. PCC 7319, the following are encoded in one genomic region:
- the recJ gene encoding single-stranded-DNA-specific exonuclease RecJ, translating to MSDRQTHLESNRPVRKRFPNQRWQIATAQPQAASELSASTGFLPLVNQVMINRGIATSDLAQIYIEPETEELPSPLEEFPDLEDSVELLKQAIADSEQIAICGDYDADGMTSTALLLRALKHLGAKVDYAIPSRMKDGYGINKRIVEEFAANGVGLILTVDNGISAYDPIARAVELGLSVIITDHHDLPENLPPADAILNPKLLPDSSPYKGLAGVGVAYILAIATAKSLGKLKGLTNPILELFTLGTIADLAPLVGVNRRWLKRGLRALPNSQLVGIQALMQVAGIDEAQKQLKPDDIGFRLGPRINAVGRIGDPQMVIELLTTDEPGIALERAMQCEQINQQRRQLCEQIEQEAIALVESTPIPWQQERVLVVVAAGWHHGVIGIVASRLVERYGVPVFIGTYESEDGHSASTIRGSARSIDEFNVFDALNYCRDLLGKYGGHRAAGGFSFPAQNLPQVKQRLSEFAYQCLEVEHLKPLVKIDAQASLKQINFQLYEQLESLQPWGIGNSTPVFWTPNVRVIEQKIIGKNHLKLTLQDDNSQCQIKALAWRWGEYFRLPEHLDIAYKLKENHWQGNTSIELELVGVRLTPAKGNRNIASLNKRMPHNDTKSQKAVFTHSGRIYVCSLQQSLQELRIRNDRGHVLAVNQGDRLGLLGKTREEAKQVNVTQPPYFQLIKAALAAIEDEQKASKGKTN from the coding sequence ATGAGCGATCGCCAAACCCACTTAGAGAGTAATCGCCCTGTACGCAAACGCTTTCCCAATCAAAGATGGCAAATTGCCACCGCCCAACCTCAAGCAGCATCGGAGTTAAGTGCCTCTACTGGATTTTTACCGTTGGTTAATCAGGTCATGATTAATCGTGGCATCGCTACTTCAGATCTAGCCCAGATTTACATTGAACCAGAAACCGAAGAATTACCCTCTCCTCTAGAAGAGTTTCCAGACCTAGAAGATAGCGTAGAGTTACTCAAGCAGGCGATCGCTGATTCTGAACAGATTGCCATCTGTGGCGATTATGATGCTGACGGCATGACGAGTACAGCTTTATTATTACGTGCCTTAAAGCATTTAGGAGCCAAGGTAGACTATGCCATCCCTAGTCGCATGAAAGATGGCTATGGCATCAATAAGCGCATTGTGGAAGAATTTGCCGCCAATGGAGTAGGTTTAATTCTTACGGTAGATAACGGTATTTCTGCTTACGATCCCATTGCCAGAGCTGTAGAATTAGGCTTGAGCGTCATTATTACCGATCACCACGACTTACCGGAAAATTTACCTCCAGCAGATGCCATACTTAATCCTAAGTTATTACCCGATAGTTCTCCCTATAAGGGACTTGCTGGAGTTGGAGTGGCCTATATTCTGGCGATCGCCACAGCTAAAAGTCTGGGAAAATTAAAAGGTTTAACCAATCCCATCTTGGAACTATTTACCCTAGGTACTATAGCCGATCTTGCTCCATTGGTGGGAGTAAATCGTCGTTGGCTCAAGAGGGGTTTACGGGCATTGCCTAATTCTCAATTAGTAGGCATTCAAGCTTTGATGCAGGTAGCAGGAATTGATGAAGCACAAAAACAACTCAAGCCTGACGATATTGGCTTTAGGTTAGGTCCCAGAATCAATGCCGTAGGGCGCATTGGCGATCCACAAATGGTCATTGAATTATTGACTACTGATGAACCAGGGATAGCTTTAGAAAGAGCAATGCAGTGCGAGCAAATTAATCAACAACGTCGTCAACTATGTGAACAAATTGAACAAGAGGCGATCGCTCTGGTGGAATCCACTCCCATTCCTTGGCAACAAGAGCGAGTTTTAGTAGTGGTAGCAGCGGGGTGGCATCATGGAGTAATTGGAATTGTGGCATCACGATTAGTCGAGCGTTATGGTGTTCCCGTGTTTATCGGGACTTATGAATCAGAGGATGGTCATTCAGCCAGTACAATTCGCGGCTCTGCTAGAAGTATTGATGAATTTAATGTCTTTGATGCCCTCAACTATTGCCGCGATTTATTAGGTAAATATGGTGGTCATCGGGCAGCAGGGGGCTTTAGTTTTCCTGCTCAAAATTTGCCACAAGTAAAACAAAGATTGAGTGAGTTTGCTTATCAATGTCTCGAAGTAGAACATTTAAAACCTCTAGTTAAAATTGATGCTCAGGCAAGTTTAAAACAAATCAATTTCCAATTATATGAACAACTAGAAAGTCTACAACCTTGGGGAATTGGCAATAGCACACCTGTTTTTTGGACACCTAATGTACGGGTAATTGAGCAAAAAATCATTGGCAAAAACCATTTAAAACTGACTTTACAGGATGACAATTCCCAGTGTCAGATTAAAGCTCTGGCTTGGCGGTGGGGAGAATATTTCCGTTTGCCAGAACATTTAGATATTGCTTACAAATTAAAAGAAAATCATTGGCAGGGAAATACTAGCATCGAACTAGAACTAGTGGGAGTCCGTCTGACTCCAGCAAAAGGCAATCGTAATATTGCCTCCTTAAATAAAAGAATGCCTCACAACGATACCAAGAGTCAAAAAGCGGTATTTACCCATAGCGGCAGAATTTATGTCTGTAGTCTGCAACAATCTCTCCAAGAACTGAGAATCAGAAACGATCGCGGTCATGTCTTAGCCGTTAACCAGGGCGATCGCCTTGGCTTATTAGGTAAAACTAGAGAAGAAGCTAAACAAGTCAATGTGACTCAACCCCCCTATTTTCAACTAATTAAAGCTGCTTTAGCTGCAATTGAGGATGAGCAGAAAGCATCAAAAGGCAAAACAAATTAA
- a CDS encoding DUF6464 family protein has protein sequence MTNFLSDFVIKLALILLLSSLPSLVYLLIFRQAKARWQMRLRRAQILTTLHQRDLLHNDRYRESSLGSGFVHRVRDDSSLGSYRRPVTKYYIGDTTCINNAHSPYLRCAINPSGPCDECPHYEKHLPKT, from the coding sequence ATGACTAACTTTTTGTCTGATTTTGTCATCAAGCTAGCTCTTATCCTCTTATTGAGTAGTTTGCCTTCTTTAGTTTATTTACTTATTTTTCGCCAAGCTAAAGCTCGTTGGCAAATGAGGTTAAGACGCGCTCAAATTTTAACTACTTTGCACCAGAGAGACCTCTTGCACAACGACCGATACAGGGAAAGCTCACTGGGCAGTGGCTTTGTCCATCGCGTTCGAGATGATTCTTCTTTGGGCAGTTATCGTCGACCAGTAACTAAATATTATATTGGAGATACTACCTGTATTAACAACGCTCATTCTCCCTATCTCCGCTGCGCAATCAACCCCAGCGGACCTTGTGATGAATGTCCCCATTATGAAAAACATCTACCTAAAACTTAA
- a CDS encoding branched-chain amino acid ABC transporter permease: protein MWLLISQLNFDFDPQLIFNGIAIGSILALAAIGLTLTYGILNLSNFAHGDFMTLGAYLTWLANTSGLNIWLAMSLGAVGTIIAMLIAEYLLWKPMRDRRANDTTLIIISIGLALFIRNGILLLFGGSNQLYELPVVAALQFGDLRIAYYRLIVIGLAIAAIVILHLILQNTKIGKAMRAVADNIDLARVSGINVERVVLWTWIITGVLTAFAGGMYGLIAVVRPNMGWFLILPMFAAVILGGIGNPYGAIVGAFIIGIAQELSVPILGPEYKLGVALAIMVIILLVRPQGLFKG from the coding sequence ATGTGGTTATTAATCTCTCAATTAAATTTCGATTTCGATCCTCAACTTATCTTTAATGGCATCGCCATCGGTAGTATTTTAGCTTTAGCTGCCATTGGTTTAACCCTTACCTACGGCATCCTCAATCTTTCTAACTTTGCTCATGGAGACTTTATGACTCTGGGAGCCTATCTAACTTGGCTGGCTAATACTAGTGGCTTAAATATCTGGTTAGCAATGAGCTTGGGAGCAGTGGGGACAATTATTGCCATGCTAATTGCGGAATATTTACTTTGGAAGCCGATGCGCGATCGCCGCGCCAATGATACTACTTTAATTATTATTTCTATTGGACTAGCTTTATTTATCCGTAATGGTATTTTATTGCTCTTTGGCGGTAGTAATCAGCTTTATGAATTACCTGTAGTCGCAGCATTACAATTCGGCGACCTGCGTATTGCTTATTATCGTCTCATAGTCATCGGATTAGCAATCGCTGCTATAGTTATTTTACATTTGATTCTGCAAAATACTAAAATCGGTAAGGCAATGCGAGCTGTTGCTGACAATATTGATTTAGCTAGGGTGTCTGGAATTAATGTCGAACGGGTTGTCCTCTGGACTTGGATAATTACGGGAGTGTTAACTGCCTTTGCTGGTGGAATGTATGGCTTGATTGCGGTAGTACGTCCCAATATGGGGTGGTTTCTCATTTTACCCATGTTTGCTGCGGTAATTTTAGGCGGCATCGGCAATCCTTATGGAGCCATTGTTGGTGCTTTTATTATTGGCATTGCCCAAGAATTAAGTGTTCCCATTTTGGGTCCAGAATATAAGCTGGGAGTAGCTTTAGCAATTATGGTAATTATTTTGTTAGTACGTCCTCAAGGATTATTTAAAGGATAA
- a CDS encoding calcium/sodium antiporter: MNPITFFTLVVGLVLLVVGAEFLVKGASNVAAILQIPPLIIGLTIVAYGTSAPEMSVGIMSSFSGQGDIAIGNAIGSNICNILLVLGLSSLVAPLVVTKQIIRSDVPIMIGVSLLLLMFSLDGKLSRVDGLILFIGGIVYTISLIYQGRQQGVEQDEFSEEYSFSGQSSLALWLKNIVFILGGSGLLILGSRWLVVSAVAIAQALGVSELLIGLTIVAIGTSLPELATSVIASLRGERDIAVGNVLGSNIFNILTVLGVAGILSPNGIQVSEAVIQFNAPVAIAVAFACLPIFYSGKRIERWEGLLFLFYYLAYNGYLILDAINHESLPVYTTIMLFFALPLTAITLITVTIQEKLAERNRTG, from the coding sequence ATGAACCCAATAACTTTTTTTACCTTAGTAGTAGGACTAGTCTTACTAGTGGTGGGTGCTGAATTTTTGGTTAAGGGTGCATCTAACGTGGCCGCGATTTTGCAAATTCCTCCCTTAATTATTGGACTAACTATTGTCGCCTATGGTACCAGTGCACCAGAAATGTCTGTCGGTATTATGTCCAGCTTTTCTGGACAGGGTGATATTGCAATTGGCAATGCTATTGGTAGTAATATCTGTAATATCTTATTAGTTTTGGGTTTGTCGTCACTTGTTGCCCCCCTAGTCGTCACCAAACAAATTATTCGCTCCGATGTGCCCATTATGATTGGGGTCTCATTGCTATTGTTGATGTTTAGCTTAGATGGCAAACTAAGCAGAGTAGACGGTCTAATTTTATTTATTGGCGGTATAGTCTATACAATTTCTTTAATTTATCAAGGTCGTCAGCAGGGAGTGGAACAAGACGAGTTTTCTGAAGAATATAGTTTTTCCGGTCAAAGTTCTCTAGCTTTATGGTTAAAAAATATAGTTTTTATTCTTGGTGGGTCAGGTTTACTTATTCTGGGGTCTCGTTGGCTAGTCGTGTCAGCAGTGGCTATTGCCCAAGCACTAGGAGTCAGTGAATTATTAATTGGTTTAACTATTGTGGCAATTGGCACATCTTTACCAGAACTGGCAACATCTGTTATTGCCAGTCTTCGCGGTGAAAGAGATATCGCAGTGGGGAATGTTTTAGGCAGCAATATTTTTAATATTCTGACAGTATTAGGTGTGGCAGGAATATTGTCACCCAATGGAATTCAAGTCAGTGAAGCTGTAATTCAGTTTAATGCGCCTGTGGCGATCGCTGTGGCTTTTGCTTGTCTGCCAATTTTTTATTCTGGTAAACGGATTGAGCGTTGGGAAGGGTTACTATTTTTGTTCTACTATTTGGCATACAATGGCTATCTAATTTTGGATGCAATTAACCACGAAAGCCTCCCAGTTTATACTACTATTATGCTCTTTTTTGCCCTACCTCTAACTGCAATCACTCTGATTACGGTAACTATCCAAGAAAAGCTAGCCGAGAGAAATAGGACTGGTTAA
- a CDS encoding Sll0314/Alr1548 family TPR repeat-containing protein: MKRKTNLTGFKIKLKQLVWALPLSITMTIGLSNSAALGKDPFRSENPREIGKYTEEAFKTVFLEGDYKTVNEKLALAESEEANEPLTYALLASLAYTEKDWESIKKYAAKTLESAQFLSVEDPVRGNLYLAVGHFLDGAYIYEKQGALDAINKLQLVFKYFDEAEASDPNDPELNLIKGYIDLLLAVNLPFSSPEQAIARFETYAAPNYLVERGLAVAYRDLKQYNQALQYAEQALKTAPENPEHYYLKGQILRQIGKKENDIKVLEDAIKNFEQALEKSAQLPDFVLETLERENRLTKEKIAEIESETAAKGFVNFKN; this comes from the coding sequence ATGAAGAGAAAAACTAATCTTACTGGTTTTAAAATTAAGTTAAAACAATTGGTTTGGGCTTTACCCTTGAGTATTACTATGACTATTGGCTTAAGCAATAGCGCGGCTCTGGGGAAAGATCCTTTTCGCTCCGAAAATCCCCGTGAAATTGGGAAGTATACGGAAGAAGCGTTTAAAACTGTATTTTTGGAAGGAGATTACAAAACAGTCAATGAAAAGCTAGCATTAGCCGAATCCGAAGAGGCAAATGAACCTTTAACTTATGCTTTACTTGCTTCTTTAGCCTATACTGAAAAAGACTGGGAAAGTATTAAAAAATATGCTGCCAAAACTTTAGAATCGGCACAGTTTTTAAGTGTGGAAGATCCAGTACGGGGTAATCTTTATTTGGCAGTAGGACATTTTTTAGATGGGGCTTATATTTACGAGAAACAAGGCGCTCTTGATGCTATTAATAAGTTACAATTGGTTTTTAAATACTTCGATGAAGCAGAGGCAAGCGATCCCAATGACCCGGAATTAAACTTAATCAAAGGCTATATAGATTTGTTATTAGCCGTAAATCTGCCTTTTTCTAGTCCCGAACAGGCGATCGCTCGTTTTGAGACTTACGCTGCTCCCAATTATTTAGTCGAGAGGGGTTTAGCTGTAGCTTATCGTGATTTGAAACAATATAATCAGGCTTTGCAATATGCCGAACAGGCTCTAAAAACTGCTCCTGAGAATCCAGAACATTATTATTTAAAAGGACAAATCCTCAGACAAATTGGTAAGAAAGAAAACGATATTAAAGTCCTAGAAGATGCCATCAAAAACTTTGAGCAAGCTCTGGAAAAATCTGCACAACTCCCTGATTTTGTTTTAGAAACCCTTGAAAGAGAGAATCGTTTAACCAAAGAAAAAATTGCTGAAATTGAATCGGAAACAGCGGCTAAAGGTTTTGTTAACTTTAAAAATTAA
- a CDS encoding ABC transporter ATP-binding protein: MLRLQNLIYHPPATPQPILKNINLELPAQKLGLIVGASGSGKTTILEILAGLAEPTKGQIYWRTKQLSDIELQQLAGLVFQFPERHFCGGTVLEELRLGHPELDIKRVKDALSEVGLDQISLNVSPHDLSGGQQRRLALAVQLIRQPNVLMLDEPTAGLDWSMRIQLARLLAKLKQHWTLLVVTHDPGELIEIADRCWTINQGELKPIEPVALNK; the protein is encoded by the coding sequence ATGCTCCGACTGCAAAATTTAATTTATCATCCTCCTGCTACCCCTCAACCTATTCTTAAAAATATTAACCTAGAACTCCCAGCACAGAAACTAGGTCTAATTGTTGGTGCGAGTGGCTCAGGAAAAACTACTATCCTCGAAATTTTAGCGGGATTAGCAGAGCCCACTAAAGGACAGATTTATTGGCGTACCAAACAACTATCAGATATTGAATTACAACAGTTAGCAGGATTGGTATTTCAGTTTCCTGAACGGCATTTTTGTGGTGGCACAGTGCTAGAAGAATTACGTTTAGGTCATCCAGAATTAGACATCAAAAGGGTGAAAGATGCCTTAAGCGAGGTAGGATTAGACCAGATATCACTTAATGTATCTCCTCATGATTTGAGCGGAGGTCAGCAACGTCGCTTGGCTTTAGCAGTGCAGCTAATTCGTCAACCTAATGTATTAATGTTAGACGAACCCACCGCAGGATTAGATTGGTCAATGCGAATTCAGCTAGCTAGATTATTAGCCAAATTAAAACAGCATTGGACGCTATTAGTTGTTACTCACGATCCTGGTGAATTAATTGAAATAGCCGATCGCTGTTGGACAATTAACCAAGGAGAGTTAAAACCTATTGAGCCAGTTGCCTTGAACAAATAA
- the rsmG gene encoding 16S rRNA (guanine(527)-N(7))-methyltransferase RsmG, protein MSQIRTNKLPQMNQMWQQTLHWQPNTIQEQLFQQVYQEILAGNRQQNLTRITTPEDFWEKHLWDSLSGIIGLDNNYLTQELQVIDIGTGAGFPGIPLTIAFPNWQITLLDSTRKKIAFVNSLITKLKLNNATGVVARAEALGRIPGDRETYDLALIRAVSKASVCAEYSLPFVKVGGMAVLYRGHWNDEDTDSLKSAVAQLGGEIELLYPWETPVSKGVRNCVYLRKLSATPQKFPRAVGIPDKQPL, encoded by the coding sequence ATGAGTCAAATTAGAACTAATAAGCTGCCTCAGATGAACCAAATGTGGCAACAAACTCTTCATTGGCAACCCAACACCATTCAAGAGCAATTGTTTCAACAAGTTTATCAAGAGATCTTAGCGGGCAATCGTCAGCAAAATTTGACTCGGATTACTACTCCAGAGGATTTTTGGGAAAAACATTTGTGGGACTCACTATCCGGGATAATTGGCTTGGATAACAATTATTTGACTCAAGAATTGCAAGTGATTGATATTGGTACAGGGGCAGGTTTTCCAGGTATTCCTCTGACGATCGCTTTTCCTAATTGGCAGATTACACTACTAGATTCTACCCGTAAAAAAATTGCTTTTGTTAATAGTCTGATTACCAAACTCAAGTTGAATAATGCCACAGGAGTTGTTGCCCGCGCCGAAGCTTTAGGCAGAATTCCCGGCGATCGTGAAACTTACGATCTGGCTTTAATTAGAGCAGTTAGTAAGGCTTCGGTATGTGCCGAATATAGTCTTCCCTTTGTCAAAGTAGGAGGGATGGCTGTTCTCTATCGAGGTCATTGGAATGATGAAGATACGGATAGTTTGAAGTCGGCAGTAGCTCAGTTAGGTGGCGAAATCGAATTGCTTTATCCTTGGGAAACCCCAGTCAGTAAAGGAGTACGTAACTGTGTTTATTTACGCAAACTTTCCGCAACTCCTCAAAAATTCCCCCGTGCAGTCGGTATTCCTGATAAGCAACCTCTTTGA
- a CDS encoding thioesterase family protein — protein MTDQAKQPPQLPKLPTSAIESEPGLQAQTQRWFEYPVKAQPHHTDYAGIVWHGTYVTWMEEARIEYLRSIGIEFADLVALGCDLPVVDLSLRYHLPIRLGVSAIVKTRLIETKGVRINWDYQIQSYDGQELFVTGKVVLVGVDREKGKIMRQLPPSIQDALLKHAMT, from the coding sequence TTGACAGATCAAGCAAAACAACCTCCTCAGTTACCCAAATTACCCACCTCGGCTATTGAATCAGAGCCTGGCTTACAAGCTCAAACCCAGCGATGGTTTGAGTATCCAGTCAAAGCTCAGCCACACCACACAGATTATGCAGGAATTGTCTGGCATGGCACTTATGTAACCTGGATGGAAGAAGCGAGAATTGAGTATTTACGTTCCATTGGGATTGAGTTTGCCGATTTAGTTGCTTTAGGTTGTGATTTGCCCGTAGTTGACTTATCCCTACGTTATCATCTACCAATTCGCTTGGGAGTCTCGGCTATAGTTAAAACCCGCTTGATAGAAACTAAAGGAGTCCGTATCAACTGGGATTATCAGATCCAGTCCTATGACGGGCAGGAACTATTTGTTACCGGCAAAGTAGTTCTTGTGGGAGTTGATCGCGAGAAAGGCAAAATTATGCGTCAATTGCCTCCCAGTATTCAAGATGCTCTGCTTAAACACGCCATGACCTAA
- the surE gene encoding 5'/3'-nucleotidase SurE encodes MTIILTNDDGIDAPGIRALQQAVTGESIIVAPNKQYSGCGHQVTTHQGIKLEQKTTSEYSLDGTPTDCTRMAITQIAKNTQLVLSGINAGGNLGTDVYISGTVAAVREAAIHGIPGIAISHWIKRPLVIDWQQATRWTSRVLQNLSARPLPHGSFWNVNLPHLEPHQPEPKIIFCEPSTDPLPVDFRVEGDTYYYQGEYAKRDRTPGTDVDICFGGNISVTLISL; translated from the coding sequence ATGACGATTATCTTAACTAACGATGATGGGATTGATGCGCCTGGAATTCGCGCCTTGCAACAGGCTGTAACTGGAGAAAGCATTATTGTTGCCCCTAATAAACAGTACTCCGGCTGCGGACACCAAGTTACTACTCATCAAGGAATCAAGCTAGAGCAAAAAACAACCAGCGAATATTCTTTAGATGGTACCCCTACAGATTGTACTCGCATGGCAATTACCCAGATTGCTAAAAATACGCAACTAGTTCTTTCAGGAATTAATGCGGGGGGAAATCTAGGTACGGATGTCTATATTTCTGGTACAGTCGCCGCAGTCAGAGAGGCTGCTATTCATGGTATTCCTGGAATTGCTATTTCTCATTGGATTAAACGACCATTAGTGATTGATTGGCAGCAAGCGACTCGTTGGACAAGTAGAGTATTACAGAATTTGTCAGCTCGTCCTTTACCTCATGGTAGCTTTTGGAATGTTAATTTACCTCATCTCGAACCCCATCAGCCTGAACCCAAAATTATTTTCTGTGAACCGAGTACCGATCCTTTACCAGTAGATTTCCGTGTCGAAGGAGATACCTATTATTATCAAGGTGAGTATGCTAAACGCGATCGCACTCCAGGGACAGATGTGGATATCTGTTTTGGAGGTAATATCTCTGTAACTTTAATTAGTTTATAA
- a CDS encoding ABC transporter ATP-binding protein, translated as MGFGSWSKIFGNLDQLLNEYLNQVVQPDLSADSLLKATELSKSFGGIKAVDNARIEVNRGSITGLIGPNGAGKTTLFNLLSNFIPPDQGKILFDRQPIHNLPPHKIATQGFIRTFQVARVLSRLSVLENMLLATPHQTGENFFKVWFQQSKLRAEERKNKERAMDILESVGLAAKAQDYAGALSGGQRKLLEIARTLMTNPKLILLDEPAAGVNPTLINQICEHIVNWNQQGISFLVIEHNMDVIMSLCDRVWVMAEGTNLAEGTPEEIQNNKSVLEAYLGQ; from the coding sequence ATGGGATTTGGATCTTGGTCGAAAATTTTTGGTAATTTAGATCAATTACTTAATGAATATCTAAATCAAGTAGTGCAACCAGATTTATCAGCAGACTCTTTACTCAAAGCTACAGAATTATCCAAAAGCTTTGGAGGTATCAAAGCAGTAGACAATGCCCGAATAGAAGTTAATCGCGGGAGTATTACAGGATTGATTGGTCCCAATGGAGCTGGCAAAACAACTTTATTTAATTTGCTCTCTAATTTTATTCCGCCCGATCAGGGCAAGATCTTATTTGATCGACAGCCAATTCATAATTTACCGCCCCACAAAATTGCTACTCAGGGATTTATTCGTACGTTCCAGGTAGCCAGAGTGCTTTCTCGTCTGTCAGTTTTAGAAAATATGCTTTTGGCAACACCACATCAAACTGGAGAAAATTTTTTTAAGGTTTGGTTTCAGCAGTCAAAATTGAGAGCAGAGGAAAGAAAAAATAAGGAACGAGCCATGGATATTTTGGAGTCGGTAGGGTTAGCAGCTAAGGCTCAGGATTATGCTGGGGCATTATCAGGAGGACAAAGAAAGCTCTTGGAAATAGCTCGTACTTTGATGACTAATCCCAAATTGATCTTGTTGGATGAACCAGCAGCAGGAGTCAACCCTACTTTAATTAACCAAATCTGCGAACATATCGTTAACTGGAATCAACAGGGAATTTCTTTTTTGGTGATTGAACATAACATGGATGTAATTATGAGCTTGTGCGATCGCGTTTGGGTCATGGCAGAAGGAACAAACTTAGCAGAGGGGACACCAGAAGAAATTCAAAATAATAAATCAGTATTAGAAGCCTATTTAGGACAATAA
- a CDS encoding 1-acyl-sn-glycerol-3-phosphate acyltransferase — protein MTQTKTQHNSTDFNTEDSDELNSRISPWLAKILYPLGCYFVLPLFFGKIQITGQENIPLQEPVIIAPTHRSRWDAFIVPYALGRLVSGRDLRFMVSANEVKGVQGWFIRRMGGFTVNTERPQINSIRHSIKLLQQAQEMLVIFPEGGIFHDYQIHPLKRGVALIALQAETDKSERRVKILPVGIRYSKPCPSWGTEVKVDIGTPITVAEYLSNSSRKSSQKLTIALQESLQKLYENKDLNNSSD, from the coding sequence ATGACGCAGACAAAAACACAGCACAATTCAACAGATTTTAATACAGAGGACTCGGATGAATTAAATTCTCGCATATCTCCCTGGCTAGCCAAAATACTTTATCCTTTAGGATGTTATTTTGTTTTACCTCTTTTCTTTGGCAAAATACAAATCACTGGACAAGAAAATATTCCTCTACAAGAACCAGTAATTATTGCACCGACACATCGCTCTCGCTGGGATGCTTTTATTGTTCCTTATGCCCTAGGAAGATTGGTTAGCGGCAGAGATTTGCGCTTTATGGTTTCTGCTAATGAGGTTAAAGGAGTGCAGGGTTGGTTTATTCGTCGTATGGGAGGATTTACCGTAAATACAGAACGACCTCAAATTAATAGTATTCGCCACAGCATTAAATTATTGCAGCAAGCTCAGGAAATGTTGGTAATCTTTCCTGAAGGGGGAATTTTCCATGATTACCAAATACATCCCCTCAAGAGAGGAGTTGCTTTAATTGCCTTGCAAGCAGAAACAGACAAATCAGAGAGAAGAGTTAAAATATTACCTGTGGGGATTCGCTATAGTAAGCCTTGTCCCAGTTGGGGAACAGAAGTCAAGGTGGATATTGGGACACCGATAACAGTAGCCGAATACCTGAGCAATTCATCAAGAAAAAGCTCGCAAAAGCTAACTATAGCTTTACAGGAAAGTTTGCAGAAACTTTATGAAAATAAAGATCTTAATAATAGTTCAGACTAA